A stretch of Gallus gallus isolate bGalGal1 chromosome 2, bGalGal1.mat.broiler.GRCg7b, whole genome shotgun sequence DNA encodes these proteins:
- the WDYHV1 gene encoding protein N-terminal glutamine amidohydrolase isoform X2 encodes MARSSPSSYRAAVPPRAACVYTSCYCEENVWKLCEYIRSQDRYPLEEFYAVFISNDRRMIPLWKQKSGHGDEPVVWDYHVILLHVPGGEQNFIYDLDTVLPFPCPFEMYSAEAFRLDDSLHPEFHRKIRMIRADLYLKTFASDRSHMKDANGKWQKPPPSYPCIETADSKMNLDDFISMNPKVGWGSVFPLPDFVYRFGRQTDYSPSLKGQ; translated from the exons ATGGCGCGATCGTCTCCGTCCTCCTACCGGGCGGCGGTGCCTCCTCGGGCTGCCTGCGTCTACACCAGCTGCTACTG CGAAGAGAACGTGTGGAAGCTGTGCGAGTACATCAGGAGCCAGGATCGGTACCCTCTGGAAGAATTCTATGCTGTCTTCATATCCAACGATAGGAGGATG ATTCCACTCTGGAAACAGAAATCAGGGCATGGAGATGAACCTGTTGTCTGG GACTACCATGTTATCCTACTTCATGTTCCGGGTGGAGAGCAGAACTTCATTTATGACCTTGACACTGTGTTGCCATTTCCATGTCCTTTTGAGATGTACAGCGCAGAGGCCTTTAGGCTGGATGACAGCCTTCATCCAGAATTTCACAG GAAGATCAGAATGATTCGAGCAGATTTGTACTTGAAGACGTTTGCTTCGGACAGATCTCATATGAAGGATGCAAATGGGAAATGGCAGAAACCTCCTCCTTCGTACCCTTGCATTGAAACTGCGG ATTCCAAGATGAACTTGGATGATTTCATCAGTATGAATCCCAAAGTGGGATGGGGCTCAGTGTTCCCCTTACCGGACTTTGTGTATCGATTTGGCAGACAGACTGATTACAGCCCTTCCTTGAAAGGACAGTGA
- the WDYHV1 gene encoding protein N-terminal glutamine amidohydrolase isoform X1: MARSSPSSYRAAVPPRAACVYTSCYCEENVWKLCEYIRSQDRYPLEEFYAVFISNDRRMIPLWKQKSGHGDEPVVWDYHVILLHVPGGEQNFIYDLDTVLPFPCPFEMYSAEAFRLDDSLHPEFHRKIRMIRADLYLKTFASDRSHMKDANGKWQKPPPSYPCIETAGYFHSLSMRTYSNKPTDRKSLISMVLSQHRMLAVPDQLWKKDIQGD, from the exons ATGGCGCGATCGTCTCCGTCCTCCTACCGGGCGGCGGTGCCTCCTCGGGCTGCCTGCGTCTACACCAGCTGCTACTG CGAAGAGAACGTGTGGAAGCTGTGCGAGTACATCAGGAGCCAGGATCGGTACCCTCTGGAAGAATTCTATGCTGTCTTCATATCCAACGATAGGAGGATG ATTCCACTCTGGAAACAGAAATCAGGGCATGGAGATGAACCTGTTGTCTGG GACTACCATGTTATCCTACTTCATGTTCCGGGTGGAGAGCAGAACTTCATTTATGACCTTGACACTGTGTTGCCATTTCCATGTCCTTTTGAGATGTACAGCGCAGAGGCCTTTAGGCTGGATGACAGCCTTCATCCAGAATTTCACAG GAAGATCAGAATGATTCGAGCAGATTTGTACTTGAAGACGTTTGCTTCGGACAGATCTCATATGAAGGATGCAAATGGGAAATGGCAGAAACCTCCTCCTTCGTACCCTTGCATTGAAACTGCGG gttaTTTTCACAGCTTGTCAATGAGAACATACAGTAACAAACCCACAGATAGGAAATCTCTGATCAGTATGGTTCTGAGTCAGCACAGGATGCTTGCTGTACCAGACCAGCTCTGGAAAAAGGATATACAAGGCGACTAA
- the WDYHV1 gene encoding protein N-terminal glutamine amidohydrolase isoform X3: MARSSPSSYRAAVPPRAACVYTSCYCEENVWKLCEYIRSQDRYPLEEFYAVFISNDRRMIPLWKQKSGHGDEPVVWDYHVILLHVPGGEQNFIYDLDTVLPFPCPFEMYSAEAFRLDDSLHPEFHRKIRMIRADLYLKTFASDRSHMKDANGKWQKPPPSYPCIETAVCTLLHQKEHSQVIQVGLLL, encoded by the exons ATGGCGCGATCGTCTCCGTCCTCCTACCGGGCGGCGGTGCCTCCTCGGGCTGCCTGCGTCTACACCAGCTGCTACTG CGAAGAGAACGTGTGGAAGCTGTGCGAGTACATCAGGAGCCAGGATCGGTACCCTCTGGAAGAATTCTATGCTGTCTTCATATCCAACGATAGGAGGATG ATTCCACTCTGGAAACAGAAATCAGGGCATGGAGATGAACCTGTTGTCTGG GACTACCATGTTATCCTACTTCATGTTCCGGGTGGAGAGCAGAACTTCATTTATGACCTTGACACTGTGTTGCCATTTCCATGTCCTTTTGAGATGTACAGCGCAGAGGCCTTTAGGCTGGATGACAGCCTTCATCCAGAATTTCACAG GAAGATCAGAATGATTCGAGCAGATTTGTACTTGAAGACGTTTGCTTCGGACAGATCTCATATGAAGGATGCAAATGGGAAATGGCAGAAACCTCCTCCTTCGTACCCTTGCATTGAAACTGCGG TCTGTACCTTACTACACCAGAAGGAACATTCACAAGTCATCCAAGTCGGACTCCTGCTCTAA